The following proteins are encoded in a genomic region of Methylococcales bacterium:
- a CDS encoding RDD family protein, which produces MNVVNESAPEPTLMVFTGVGFFRRFGAIIYDSFLLLAVLFLAATSLLPFNAGEAVTSKIINTPYYLLVSFIFYGWFWTHRGQTAGLRTWKIRLKTLDGTPVTWKHALIRFLAALLSWGIGGLGFLWIVLDKNNHALHDHLSKTYLVFDDSKLE; this is translated from the coding sequence TTGAACGTGGTTAATGAGTCTGCTCCCGAACCTACGTTAATGGTTTTCACTGGCGTGGGGTTTTTTCGTCGTTTCGGTGCGATAATCTATGACTCGTTTCTTCTTTTGGCGGTTCTTTTTTTAGCGGCAACGAGTTTATTACCTTTTAATGCGGGTGAAGCGGTTACCTCCAAAATTATTAATACGCCTTATTATTTATTAGTGAGTTTTATTTTCTATGGTTGGTTTTGGACACATAGAGGGCAAACAGCAGGGCTTAGAACGTGGAAAATTCGTTTAAAAACCTTGGATGGTACGCCCGTTACGTGGAAACACGCGCTAATACGATTTTTAGCGGCCCTGTTGTCATGGGGGATCGGGGGCTTAGGTTTTTTATGGATAGTACTGGATAAAAATAACCATGCCCTGCACGATCATTTATCAAAGACCTATTTGGTTTTTGATGATTCTAAATTAGAATGA
- a CDS encoding right-handed parallel beta-helix repeat-containing protein, with protein MSKKIALILFCSLALGGAFPAYSANYYVSDLTGNDANNGSEAQPWKTIERANQEKYADNSSILFKRGEVFRGVVSADTFQSNLTFGAYGEGPNPVISGSVQITNWKPTTHSGLSSAVYEADVSAFITPNINNVENTINHLFVNGEMMTIARYPNVDSPAEKNWLKVGASAGDNAFTDPALANYPKPDGYWKDATLRIRTYSWYYKVFKVTGYKAANGQINATGLRTQLPEWGYFLDDKLEELDHPGEWYYDAKTKKVYLYPRKNRDPNTVLIEGSTYRRAIDFSWHEDNNVVENLTFRHFTFEGVKIYHSNNVTVRNCHFEYNTIGVSVWQSPNLLVSENTFNNQLSIGILLNGERDFDVENSVVERNEINNTGMFPLYCERYEGVCYGLGISVFGRAQSLRQNTINTTGWTGIYLKASGHHYAENNLVRNALSLLNDGGAMSIGSDANVIRGNFLLDSVGNIDESNGCANLNNTPCTHHTSYGMGIGSDNDYRDNVIEGNTIANNPDMGIRLNRFKNTTVRNNVVFNNDPQMAIEGTSAQSAQNIIEGNTLYSLTPNQRGLVLSGTVDHGTFNNKRYCNPYGETVLVKNNKSYSLARWKTLFPDDEPDTKGCDLNLKIYQVSQVIGANLLTKTGFEIVLETAKKTAPNSNRFAVSKNQVYRLKFNAVGNGMGSLRVELNHAPKDGKWKRFETITVAYDSTNKAHELFFVGPDDRDEMVLSFSSIKEGGSGADALTIDSLTFEAVAGGLNDAKKQSVLFSNITAHEKTVSLNGTLYKDLDGRDMGESLVLAPFSSQILIYVSGKRPPSLGNLKNPPMTLKRTGRIIDITWEAEVDAEGYRLYYAPKPYTGAKSIQSFDVKNQTHFRVELPSGSAFHVAVKAYNKLGESDYSNIESFLIP; from the coding sequence GTGTCAAAAAAAATAGCTTTAATTTTGTTCTGTAGTTTAGCTCTAGGGGGGGCTTTTCCTGCTTATAGTGCTAACTATTATGTTTCCGATCTTACTGGAAATGATGCGAACAACGGGAGTGAAGCCCAACCGTGGAAAACAATAGAGCGAGCTAATCAGGAAAAATATGCGGATAATTCGAGCATACTGTTTAAGCGAGGGGAGGTTTTTCGGGGGGTGGTTAGTGCGGATACCTTTCAATCTAATTTAACGTTTGGGGCGTATGGAGAAGGCCCGAATCCTGTTATTTCAGGCAGTGTTCAAATAACAAACTGGAAACCCACAACACACAGCGGGTTATCCTCTGCTGTTTATGAGGCGGATGTCTCTGCCTTTATCACCCCGAATATTAATAACGTCGAAAATACGATTAACCACCTATTTGTTAATGGTGAGATGATGACCATCGCGCGTTATCCTAATGTTGATTCGCCAGCGGAAAAAAATTGGCTTAAAGTGGGCGCAAGTGCGGGTGATAATGCCTTTACGGATCCTGCTTTGGCTAATTATCCTAAACCTGATGGGTATTGGAAAGATGCGACCTTACGCATTAGAACTTATAGTTGGTATTATAAAGTTTTTAAAGTCACGGGTTATAAAGCGGCCAACGGTCAAATTAATGCAACGGGCTTAAGAACGCAGTTACCTGAGTGGGGCTATTTTTTGGATGATAAATTAGAAGAATTAGATCATCCTGGCGAATGGTATTATGATGCAAAAACTAAAAAAGTTTATCTTTATCCCCGTAAAAATCGTGACCCAAATACAGTATTAATTGAAGGATCGACTTATCGTCGAGCAATCGATTTTTCTTGGCATGAAGATAATAATGTTGTTGAGAACTTGACCTTTCGTCATTTTACGTTTGAAGGGGTAAAAATTTATCATTCAAATAATGTGACCGTTCGGAATTGTCATTTTGAATATAACACGATTGGTGTTTCAGTTTGGCAAAGCCCTAATCTTTTGGTTTCTGAGAATACCTTCAATAATCAACTAAGTATCGGTATTTTATTGAATGGAGAGCGTGATTTTGATGTTGAAAATAGCGTGGTTGAACGCAATGAAATTAATAATACCGGCATGTTTCCACTTTATTGTGAGCGTTATGAAGGCGTTTGCTATGGTTTGGGGATTTCTGTGTTTGGACGTGCGCAATCATTACGTCAAAATACCATTAACACCACAGGTTGGACGGGAATTTATTTAAAAGCCTCAGGGCATCATTATGCTGAAAACAATTTAGTTAGAAATGCATTATCACTGCTTAACGATGGCGGAGCCATGAGCATTGGTTCGGATGCCAACGTCATTCGAGGAAATTTTTTATTAGATAGTGTCGGTAATATTGATGAATCGAATGGCTGCGCTAATTTAAATAATACACCGTGTACGCATCATACCAGCTATGGGATGGGAATTGGCTCGGATAATGACTATAGAGACAACGTTATTGAAGGAAATACGATTGCGAATAACCCTGACATGGGAATTCGTTTGAATCGGTTTAAAAATACCACGGTTCGTAATAATGTGGTGTTTAACAATGATCCTCAAATGGCGATTGAGGGAACATCGGCTCAATCGGCTCAGAATATTATTGAAGGAAATACGCTGTATTCACTGACCCCGAATCAACGAGGATTAGTTTTATCAGGGACGGTCGATCATGGGACGTTTAATAATAAGCGTTATTGTAATCCTTACGGTGAAACGGTTTTGGTTAAAAATAATAAAAGTTATTCATTAGCCCGTTGGAAAACCCTTTTTCCTGATGATGAACCCGACACCAAAGGATGCGACCTGAATCTTAAAATCTATCAGGTTTCTCAGGTAATCGGTGCTAATTTATTAACTAAAACAGGGTTTGAAATTGTTTTAGAAACGGCAAAAAAGACCGCGCCGAATAGTAATCGCTTTGCGGTGAGTAAAAATCAGGTTTATCGTTTAAAATTTAATGCGGTGGGGAATGGAATGGGTTCCTTGCGTGTTGAACTCAATCACGCGCCTAAAGATGGGAAATGGAAACGTTTTGAAACCATTACCGTTGCGTATGATTCAACTAATAAAGCCCATGAATTATTTTTTGTAGGCCCTGATGACCGAGATGAAATGGTTTTAAGTTTTTCATCCATTAAAGAAGGGGGAAGTGGTGCGGATGCATTGACAATAGATAGTTTGACTTTTGAAGCGGTCGCGGGCGGATTGAATGACGCTAAAAAACAATCGGTACTTTTTAGTAATATTACCGCACATGAAAAAACAGTTAGCTTGAATGGAACGCTCTATAAGGATTTAGACGGGCGTGACATGGGGGAAAGCTTAGTTCTAGCACCCTTTTCATCGCAAATATTAATCTATGTTTCAGGGAAACGCCCACCGTCTTTAGGTAATCTTAAAAATCCACCCATGACGTTGAAGAGGACTGGGAGGATTATTGATATTACTTGGGAAGCTGAAGTTGATGCGGAAGGCTACCGCTTATATTATGCCCCTAAGCCTTATACAGGTGCTAAGAGCATACAGTCTTTTGATGTGAAGAATCAAACCCACTTTAGGGTTGAGTTACCTTCAGGCTCCGCCTTTCATGTTGCAGTAAAAGCTTATAATAAATTAGGTGAAAGTGATTATTCTAATATTGAATCCTTTCTTATCCCTTAA
- a CDS encoding PAS domain S-box protein — translation MKNSSSNVTDAKNNSFSDNNLVRPFHSRIFRALIGLVLISIVSFSMYLILYTLTENRKQTIKSVEDELKFVLEMTHDRMDFFVKERKSYLLQLGRDSELVKITEELLTLPTDADSLKKSAALKKARDYFARREQEQHNIGFFIISPDNISLGSRRDTNLGTQNFIGLRKPALMAQVFQGKVVFVPPLKSDVPLESQDIERPKTLFFAAPIQTRDNKVIAILTQRLLPENALSEIIQQGRIGKSGESYLVDEFGSMFTTSRFRQQLIKLELLVSDSPSTQMELRDPGGDLLDGYIPRVPLKERPFTYMAEDIRSLSQQPRSSNLNDHRSKIIINMKGYRDYRGVTVYGAWIWNRTLGVGFATEIDEKEAMANFNNLQRIFLLTTAITLISTLFAIGLILVLGKKARKARIDAETKNLLEKIVTERTQELKKLTVAIEQSPSSIAITDLKANIEYVNPRFTEVTGYTAEEVIGKNPRVLKSDLTPKETFEDLWETLTKGEVWHGEFINQRKNGATYWERTVIAPIRNEAGIIDHYVAVKDDITKYKEAEEKSTRLGRVLEESWNEIYMFDPDTLFLIQVNKGARHNLGYSMDELKKLTTVDIKPDYSLDYFKNIIQPLREGKLPFILFQTRHQRKDGSIYPIEVRLQLVKTENTSIFVGIIQDITERNKAEDQLKRAKEAAEQASLAKSQFVANMSHELRTPLNAILGFSQIMANSDNLTAKQRENIKIINRSGDHLLNLIDDVLNISKIEAGKIVLQKSDFDLLDLLAELEPLFQDKLAKNKLTLNFEYHGNIPKYIHTDKTKLRQVLVNLISNAIKFTSKGGITLRLWLPQTFKTNLMLAFEVEDTGCGIAASELEKVFQTFMQTSSGLKSEEGAGLGLAITRQFIKLMEGDIHVESTPNKGSIFKFNLVVNQPKENVVAEPTSFKIVALEPNQSKHNILIVDDDYLNRLILIELLSPFGFQIKEAENGQIAIDICKEWEPHLVFMDMRMPVMNGFDASRIIKEHLKHTIIVAVTASVFEDKKEQIFESGCDEFISKPFRHTDIFEIMQRYLGVKYICEETKDKEDDYILTKDSLSVLPDELRDKLKQAIEIVDIDQVEILLKEIDKLDVPLAEAIKVQIDNFEYEVLLKLFSD, via the coding sequence ATGAAAAATTCATCTTCTAATGTTACGGACGCTAAAAATAATTCATTTTCGGATAATAATTTAGTCCGCCCTTTCCATTCTCGGATTTTTCGCGCTTTAATTGGATTGGTACTGATTTCAATTGTAAGTTTTTCAATGTATTTGATTTTATATACCTTAACTGAAAACCGAAAACAAACGATCAAGTCTGTAGAGGATGAACTTAAGTTTGTATTAGAAATGACCCATGATCGAATGGATTTTTTTGTTAAAGAACGAAAAAGTTATTTGCTACAACTGGGGCGTGATAGCGAATTAGTTAAAATAACAGAAGAACTGCTCACATTACCAACGGATGCAGACAGTTTAAAAAAATCAGCCGCACTAAAAAAAGCAAGAGATTATTTTGCTAGAAGAGAGCAAGAGCAACACAATATTGGTTTTTTTATTATTTCGCCCGATAACATAAGCTTAGGGTCTCGTCGCGACACTAATTTGGGGACTCAAAACTTTATTGGTCTTAGAAAACCTGCCTTAATGGCTCAGGTTTTTCAAGGAAAAGTGGTTTTTGTTCCGCCGCTTAAATCAGATGTTCCGCTTGAAAGTCAAGATATAGAACGTCCAAAAACACTTTTTTTTGCAGCACCGATACAAACGCGTGATAACAAAGTCATTGCCATCTTAACGCAACGTTTATTACCTGAAAATGCACTGTCTGAAATTATTCAGCAAGGACGTATTGGTAAAAGTGGAGAAAGTTATTTGGTTGATGAGTTTGGGAGTATGTTTACAACGTCTCGGTTTCGGCAACAGTTGATTAAACTTGAATTATTAGTAAGTGACTCCCCGTCCACACAGATGGAGCTTCGTGATCCTGGAGGGGACTTACTAGATGGCTATATCCCCAGAGTTCCTTTAAAAGAACGCCCTTTTACCTATATGGCAGAAGATATTCGATCTTTAAGCCAACAACCTAGATCTTCTAACCTGAATGATCATCGCAGTAAAATAATTATTAATATGAAAGGGTATCGTGATTATCGAGGCGTTACTGTTTATGGTGCGTGGATATGGAATCGTACGTTAGGTGTGGGTTTTGCAACAGAAATTGATGAAAAAGAAGCGATGGCGAATTTTAATAATTTGCAACGTATCTTTTTATTAACGACAGCGATTACATTAATTTCGACGTTATTTGCAATCGGGTTAATTTTAGTTCTGGGTAAAAAAGCCCGAAAAGCACGGATTGATGCAGAAACTAAAAACCTGTTAGAAAAGATTGTTACGGAGCGGACTCAAGAACTTAAAAAATTGACAGTGGCAATCGAACAAAGCCCAAGTAGCATTGCCATTACAGATTTAAAGGCCAATATAGAGTACGTTAATCCGCGCTTTACCGAAGTAACGGGTTATACAGCCGAAGAGGTTATTGGAAAAAACCCACGTGTTTTAAAATCAGATTTAACCCCTAAAGAAACTTTTGAAGATTTATGGGAAACCTTAACTAAAGGGGAAGTTTGGCATGGTGAGTTTATTAATCAACGTAAAAATGGGGCAACGTATTGGGAACGAACCGTCATCGCTCCGATACGTAATGAAGCGGGGATTATTGATCATTATGTTGCGGTTAAAGATGATATTACCAAATATAAAGAGGCGGAAGAAAAAAGTACTCGTTTAGGGCGCGTTTTAGAAGAGTCTTGGAATGAAATCTATATGTTTGACCCAGATACCTTATTCTTAATTCAGGTCAATAAAGGGGCTCGTCATAATTTAGGTTACTCAATGGATGAACTTAAAAAATTAACGACGGTTGATATTAAACCCGATTACAGTCTTGATTATTTTAAAAATATTATTCAACCGTTGCGTGAAGGGAAGCTGCCCTTTATTCTTTTTCAAACGCGACACCAACGTAAAGATGGCTCTATTTATCCAATAGAAGTGCGATTACAACTGGTTAAAACAGAAAATACCTCCATCTTTGTGGGCATTATTCAAGATATTACTGAAAGAAACAAAGCAGAAGATCAATTAAAGCGAGCTAAAGAAGCCGCAGAACAAGCCAGCTTAGCAAAAAGCCAATTTGTTGCCAATATGAGTCATGAGTTGCGTACGCCCTTAAATGCAATTTTAGGGTTTTCTCAAATTATGGCGAATAGTGATAATTTAACCGCAAAACAACGCGAAAATATTAAAATTATCAATCGTAGTGGGGATCATTTACTGAATCTTATTGATGATGTCCTCAATATTTCTAAAATTGAAGCAGGAAAGATAGTGCTTCAAAAATCAGATTTTGATTTACTGGATTTACTGGCCGAATTAGAACCTTTATTTCAAGATAAATTAGCAAAAAATAAATTAACGTTAAATTTTGAATATCATGGCAATATTCCTAAATATATTCATACAGATAAAACTAAATTACGACAAGTTTTAGTCAATTTAATTAGTAATGCTATTAAATTTACCTCAAAAGGAGGCATTACGCTTCGTCTTTGGCTTCCTCAAACCTTCAAAACAAATTTAATGCTTGCCTTTGAAGTTGAAGATACAGGCTGTGGAATAGCGGCATCAGAATTAGAAAAGGTTTTTCAAACCTTTATGCAAACGAGTAGTGGTTTAAAATCAGAAGAGGGTGCAGGATTAGGTTTAGCGATTACGCGGCAATTTATTAAATTAATGGAGGGGGATATTCATGTTGAAAGTACACCCAATAAAGGCTCTATTTTTAAATTTAATCTGGTTGTTAATCAACCAAAAGAGAATGTTGTAGCGGAACCGACCAGTTTTAAAATTGTTGCTTTAGAACCAAATCAAAGTAAACATAATATTTTAATTGTTGATGATGACTATTTAAATCGTTTAATACTTATTGAGTTGCTATCCCCGTTTGGGTTTCAAATTAAGGAGGCTGAAAATGGCCAAATTGCAATTGATATTTGTAAAGAGTGGGAACCGCATTTAGTTTTTATGGATATGCGAATGCCGGTTATGAATGGGTTTGATGCCAGTAGAATTATTAAGGAACACTTAAAACATACGATTATTGTTGCCGTAACGGCCTCTGTTTTTGAAGATAAAAAAGAACAAATTTTTGAATCGGGTTGTGATGAGTTTATTAGCAAGCCTTTTAGACACACAGATATTTTTGAAATTATGCAACGTTATCTTGGTGTCAAATATATTTGTGAAGAAACAAAAGATAAAGAAGACGACTATATTCTCACTAAGGATTCATTAAGCGTATTACCAGATGAGTTGCGTGATAAACTAAAACAAGCTATTGAAATAGTTGATATTGACCAAGTTGAAATATTATTAAAAGAAATTGATAAGCTTGATGTTCCTCTCGCTGAAGCAATTAAAGTACAAATTGATAATTTTGAATATGAAGTATTATTAAAACTATTTAGTGATTAA
- a CDS encoding PAS domain S-box protein: MNLKKLFTTLHGITVIFLIALAVMAGLIFENYIELEQSYKLRLQSLLVAKDLEQSTNKLERYAYNYVKKRDKGWERQYWNIRNIYNGTQPNAKGKKIALYNRLKALVVTKIEQKKLEQIKLYSTRLFKIEKKSFNAVNGVFADEKGIYTIKGSPDYELAVDLLESKNYIDYRAKILNEIDDFFIILEKRIQKTIRYRDDVGHKIFRIIIILIAGFSFFAFLIIRIKIIKQMTELSESEEKYKIIFEKSNDAILLFDGNKIIACNHSSVVMFGYQSKYELLQKHLALISPKKQLDGILSLEKADEMIGLAYEDGLNTFEWTNERANGESFPVEICLTLIPYHSKSILYAVCRDLSLRKKAELAFKNSENRFKLAISVANDGVWDWDLTTNSILFDARYYTMAGYEVDEFPQTLDEWQKRIHPGDIVRVETGISEYISGKSDHYDTELRFLCKNGRYLWIRSRGKIADTDENGVALRIVGTHADISDRREATEKLYQSEMLKKNILQNIPDLMWLKDINGIYLACNPMMEKFLGVKSTEIIGKSDFDFFKPEDAEMFLRQDRETIKADKASTREVWLSYKNSDEKILYEMTSTSVKADDGSLIGVLGTTHNITKRKKNEEETQDAQIRAETANRAKSEFLANMSHEIRTPMNAILGFTEILKRLEHDSKKSHYLDTIHTSGQSLLHLINDILDLSRIESGKMELQAHSISINALCTELNSLFSQKTYDKGLSFECNVNENVPDVIIIDESRLRQVLINLIGNAVKFTHEGFIKLIIKCQQVENSDPSKVDLSMTVSDSGIGIPKDQQETIFSSFAQVKGQKETLYGGTGLGLTITLQILALMKGNVRVESEVGVGTSFSLFMPNIEIGSTVVDLGVENDFDSENIFFEPAKILIVDDVDYNREILATYLEDWGFKLYFAENGIQAFEKALDVHPDLILLDMKMPVMDGYEAADKLKATEKTQDIPIIAVTAFALNQDKEVISEICDGYLRKPVNRNELIKQLIKFLKNEDVKDDDGDVSLNKVIEKTSTAIDLKTSVLSLSEELQAELKQAIEHIDIEKIEALQQQVSQQNSQLAEAIQQHIDDFQYENLLKLFG, from the coding sequence ATGAACCTAAAAAAATTATTTACCACACTTCACGGAATAACCGTTATTTTTTTAATCGCATTAGCGGTTATGGCGGGATTGATTTTTGAAAATTATATTGAATTAGAGCAAAGTTATAAATTGCGGCTACAATCGTTATTAGTGGCTAAAGATTTAGAACAAAGCACTAATAAATTAGAACGTTATGCTTATAATTATGTAAAAAAGAGAGATAAAGGCTGGGAGCGACAGTATTGGAATATACGAAATATTTATAATGGAACACAGCCAAATGCTAAAGGTAAGAAAATTGCTTTATACAATAGGTTAAAAGCATTAGTTGTTACGAAAATTGAGCAAAAAAAATTAGAACAAATTAAACTTTATTCAACACGATTATTTAAAATAGAAAAAAAATCATTTAATGCGGTGAATGGAGTCTTTGCAGATGAAAAAGGAATATATACGATTAAAGGGTCGCCTGATTATGAATTGGCTGTCGATCTTTTAGAGAGTAAAAATTACATTGACTATAGAGCGAAAATTTTAAATGAAATTGATGATTTTTTTATAATATTAGAAAAACGGATTCAAAAAACAATTAGATACCGTGATGATGTGGGGCATAAAATATTTAGAATTATTATTATTTTAATTGCGGGGTTTTCATTTTTTGCATTTTTAATTATTAGAATTAAAATTATTAAACAAATGACGGAGCTGAGTGAAAGTGAAGAAAAATACAAAATAATTTTTGAAAAAAGTAATGATGCCATTTTATTATTTGATGGTAATAAGATTATAGCGTGTAACCATTCTTCGGTTGTTATGTTTGGTTATCAGTCTAAATATGAATTATTACAAAAGCATCTTGCGCTTATTTCGCCTAAAAAACAATTAGATGGTATTCTTTCTTTGGAAAAGGCCGATGAAATGATTGGGCTGGCTTATGAAGACGGGCTTAATACGTTTGAATGGACTAATGAACGGGCTAATGGTGAAAGCTTTCCTGTTGAAATTTGCTTAACGCTTATTCCTTATCATAGTAAATCTATTCTTTATGCGGTTTGTCGTGATTTAAGTTTGCGTAAAAAAGCTGAACTTGCCTTTAAAAATAGTGAAAATCGCTTTAAATTAGCCATTTCAGTGGCCAATGATGGCGTTTGGGACTGGGATTTGACGACAAACTCTATTCTCTTTGATGCGCGTTATTACACAATGGCGGGTTATGAAGTTGATGAGTTTCCACAAACGCTTGATGAATGGCAAAAACGTATTCATCCAGGTGATATTGTGAGAGTCGAGACGGGTATCAGCGAATATATTTCAGGGAAAAGTGATCACTACGATACGGAATTACGATTTTTATGTAAAAACGGACGCTATTTATGGATTCGATCACGGGGAAAAATAGCGGATACGGATGAAAATGGGGTTGCTTTACGTATAGTGGGAACTCATGCGGATATTAGTGATCGGCGTGAGGCAACCGAAAAACTTTATCAAAGTGAAATGTTAAAGAAAAATATTTTACAAAATATTCCTGATTTAATGTGGTTAAAAGATATTAATGGTATTTATCTTGCCTGTAACCCGATGATGGAAAAATTTTTAGGGGTTAAATCAACAGAAATTATTGGTAAAAGTGATTTTGATTTTTTTAAACCTGAAGATGCTGAAATGTTTCTTAGACAAGATCGGGAAACAATTAAGGCGGATAAAGCATCAACGCGTGAAGTATGGCTTTCGTATAAAAATTCAGATGAAAAAATACTCTATGAAATGACCAGTACCTCAGTTAAAGCAGATGATGGCTCGTTGATTGGTGTATTGGGAACAACGCATAATATTACTAAGCGTAAGAAAAATGAAGAAGAAACACAGGATGCACAAATTCGCGCTGAAACAGCGAATCGGGCTAAGTCAGAATTTTTAGCCAATATGAGCCATGAAATTCGTACGCCAATGAATGCAATTTTAGGGTTTACTGAAATTCTTAAGCGGTTAGAACACGATTCAAAAAAATCGCATTATCTTGATACGATTCATACCTCGGGACAATCCTTATTACATCTTATTAATGATATTCTTGATCTTTCACGAATTGAATCAGGAAAAATGGAATTACAAGCTCATTCAATTTCTATTAACGCACTTTGTACCGAATTAAATAGTCTTTTTTCTCAAAAAACATACGATAAGGGCTTATCATTTGAGTGTAATGTTAATGAAAATGTACCTGATGTTATTATTATTGATGAGTCACGATTACGCCAAGTTTTAATTAATCTAATTGGTAATGCCGTTAAGTTTACCCATGAAGGATTTATTAAACTGATCATAAAATGTCAACAGGTTGAGAACTCAGATCCCTCTAAAGTGGATTTATCCATGACGGTTTCTGATAGTGGCATTGGTATTCCCAAAGATCAACAAGAAACTATTTTCTCCTCTTTTGCCCAAGTAAAAGGACAAAAAGAAACACTTTATGGCGGAACAGGTCTTGGATTAACCATTACATTACAAATTTTGGCCTTAATGAAGGGGAACGTGCGGGTTGAAAGTGAAGTAGGAGTGGGAACCTCGTTTAGTTTATTTATGCCTAATATTGAAATAGGCTCTACCGTTGTTGATTTGGGAGTAGAAAATGACTTTGATAGCGAAAACATCTTTTTTGAACCCGCTAAAATTTTAATTGTTGATGATGTTGATTATAATCGCGAAATTTTAGCAACCTATCTTGAGGATTGGGGATTTAAACTTTACTTTGCTGAAAATGGCATCCAAGCGTTTGAAAAAGCGTTGGATGTCCATCCTGACTTAATCCTTCTTGATATGAAAATGCCTGTTATGGATGGGTATGAAGCCGCTGATAAATTAAAAGCAACTGAAAAAACGCAAGATATTCCAATTATAGCCGTCACCGCTTTTGCACTTAATCAAGATAAAGAAGTGATTAGTGAAATTTGTGATGGTTATTTACGCAAACCCGTTAATCGAAATGAATTAATTAAACAACTAATAAAATTTTTGAAAAATGAGGATGTTAAAGACGATGATGGTGATGTTTCTTTAAATAAAGTCATAGAAAAAACATCAACAGCGATTGATTTAAAAACGAGCGTATTATCCTTATCTGAAGAATTACAAGCAGAATTAAAACAAGCGATTGAACATATTGATATTGAAAAAATAGAAGCGTTACAGCAACAGGTTTCCCAACAAAATAGTCAACTTGCAGAGGCTATTCAACAACATATTGATGATTTTCAATATGAAAATTTATTAAAATTATTTGGATAA
- a CDS encoding response regulator — protein MTTKANILIVDDLPQNLKLLAELMKGSDYYVRPVTSGRLALLAAQAIPPDLILLDINMPVMDGFETCEKLKSFEKTKHIPIIFLSANTESEAVIKGFELGAVDYITKPFNSTEVLIRVKTHLELKFTKETIVKQNHAQQELLHVLCHDLMNSVGAAQAMMDIKKMDEGLTDEDEMMSLAINNAVDVIGIVHQLRKIDENKVEIELNLSNLKGLIGETLIILGAKIKEKGLEIVLEVDEEVVVLVESVSFINSILNNLLTNAIKFSYPNSKIIISAQKTEGKVFLSVKDFGVGMPKSLQEDVFHVEKATTREGTGGELGTGFGMPLVKKFIDAYGGKIDIISHEKSEESEEQGTEIKLELLSEFPES, from the coding sequence ATGACAACGAAAGCCAATATATTAATCGTCGATGATTTACCTCAAAATTTAAAATTACTTGCTGAGTTAATGAAAGGAAGCGATTATTATGTCCGTCCTGTCACCAGTGGAAGATTAGCCTTATTAGCGGCACAGGCCATTCCACCCGATTTAATTTTACTGGATATTAATATGCCTGTAATGGATGGTTTTGAAACCTGTGAGAAACTAAAAAGTTTTGAAAAAACAAAGCATATTCCAATTATATTTTTATCGGCAAATACAGAATCGGAGGCGGTGATTAAAGGCTTTGAGTTAGGGGCAGTTGATTACATTACCAAACCCTTTAATTCGACCGAGGTGCTTATTCGGGTTAAAACTCATTTAGAACTTAAATTTACCAAAGAAACCATTGTAAAACAAAATCATGCTCAACAAGAGCTTTTACATGTTTTGTGTCATGATTTGATGAATTCCGTCGGTGCCGCACAAGCGATGATGGATATAAAAAAAATGGATGAAGGGCTTACAGATGAAGATGAAATGATGTCATTGGCCATTAATAATGCCGTTGATGTGATTGGTATTGTTCATCAACTTAGAAAAATTGATGAAAATAAAGTTGAAATTGAATTAAATTTATCAAATTTAAAGGGCTTAATTGGTGAAACGCTCATTATTTTGGGGGCTAAAATTAAAGAAAAAGGCCTTGAGATCGTACTTGAGGTTGATGAAGAGGTGGTTGTTTTAGTTGAAAGTGTTTCTTTTATTAATTCGATTCTTAATAATTTATTAACCAATGCCATTAAGTTTTCATATCCGAATTCAAAAATTATTATTTCAGCTCAAAAAACAGAGGGAAAAGTCTTTTTATCGGTCAAAGATTTTGGGGTTGGGATGCCAAAATCCTTACAAGAAGATGTTTTTCATGTTGAAAAAGCAACGACACGGGAAGGGACGGGCGGCGAATTAGGCACAGGCTTTGGAATGCCGCTGGTTAAAAAATTTATAGATGCTTATGGCGGCAAAATAGACATTATTTCGCATGAAAAAAGTGAAGAAAGTGAAGAGCAAGGGACTGAAATAAAACTAGAATTATTATCAGAATTTCCTGAATCTTAA